The DNA segment AGCCCAACTTCGGCGAGCCAAACCGTTTACCACGTCCCATTGCATTGCAGAACGAATGATTCCGTCCACTCTTTCGCTACCGTCAAGAACCAAACCGAATCCGCCATTACTTGCTCTGCCGATCCCTACACCGCCCCCATTTGAGAGAACCACCAAAGTCATTCCGCGGGATACGTTTCCGGCAAAGCATTGAACAGACATATCCGATGTAATTCGGCTGCCATCATAAATATTTGCTGTTTCGCGGAAGGGGGAATCTGTTCCGGAAACATCGTGGTGATCCCTTCCAAGTAGAATCGGACCGATTTCTCCTTTTCTAATCATTTCATTAAATTTCAGGGCGATAGAAATACGACCGAGCTCATCAGCATAAAGGATTCTGCATTTTGTTCCAACCACCAGTTTATTCTCAGCCGCAGTTTTTATCCAATGATAATTGTCGCGATGCAATGAACTTAATTCAGGATTGATAGATTCCAAAGCTATTTTGTCTGTTTTTTCCAGATCCTCTTCTTTGCGGGATAAACAAACCCAGCGGAACGGACCGAAACCTTTATCAAAACAAAGTGGTCCCATAATATCTTCAACATAAGACGGCCAAATAAATCCTTCGGAAGTATCCTTTTTATTTGTGGAAATTTCGTTAATTCCCGCATCGAATACAGAAGCCATGAAACTGTTACCATAATCCCAGAAATTAGCCCCATTATTTGTTAGTGATTTGATGGCATAATAATGTCTTGCAAGAGATTCATCAACCTTCCTTTTAAAATCAGTGAGATTATTCTTGATGAGTTCTCTTCCTTCTTCAAATGAAATTCCTGCAGGTGTGTATCCACCCTCGTAAACGGCGTGGCAAGAGGTTTGATCGGAAAGTAATTCTATTTTGATATTTTCTTTTGCAAGGTGTTCGAGGAGGTCAACAATGTTCCCGTGATAAGCAATAGAAACAGATTTACCGGCTTTTTTGTATTCCTTCATCCATTCAACGATTTTATTCAGATCATCAGAAATTTCGCCCACCCATCCTTGTTCGTGACGAGTTTTAATCCTACTATAATCCACTTCTGCAATAACTCCGATACCTCCTGCAATCTCAATGGCTTTTGCCTGAGCTCCGCTCATCCCACCAAGTCCGGATGTTACATAATAAATTCCTTTCAAATCCTCATCTTCCGGAATGCCGAGATATTTTCTACCTGCATTTAGAAGGGTGATGTAAGTTCCATGCACGATTCCCTGCGGTCCAATATACATCCAACCACCTGCGGTCATTTGTCCGTAATTTGAGCATCCCATTGCTGCGAGTTTGTTGAAGTTTTCCGGATCATCCCATTTTCCTACGATGAGTCCGTTTGTGGAAATTACTCTCGGTGCTTTTCTGTGGGAAGGAAATAAGCCGAGCGGATGTCCTGAGCTCACTACAAGAGTCTGATCTTCTCGCATTATTTCCAAATATTTTTTAATTAACAGATATTGCATCCAGTTTTGGCAAACC comes from the Candidatus Cloacimonadota bacterium genome and includes:
- a CDS encoding urocanate hydratase, coding for MNTNKKISQVMKVKLSNELPEKTEFKAGIRRAPSRGYYLSKNETKIALKNALRYIPPELHEQLAPEFLDELKTRGRIYGYRYRPTGELYGKPVNEYKGILEARALQVNIDNNLDFEVALYPYELVTYGETGQVCQNWMQYLLIKKYLEIMREDQTLVVSSGHPLGLFPSHRKAPRVISTNGLIVGKWDDPENFNKLAAMGCSNYGQMTAGGWMYIGPQGIVHGTYITLLNAGRKYLGIPEDEDLKGIYYVTSGLGGMSGAQAKAIEIAGGIGVIAEVDYSRIKTRHEQGWVGEISDDLNKIVEWMKEYKKAGKSVSIAYHGNIVDLLEHLAKENIKIELLSDQTSCHAVYEGGYTPAGISFEEGRELIKNNLTDFKRKVDESLARHYYAIKSLTNNGANFWDYGNSFMASVFDAGINEISTNKKDTSEGFIWPSYVEDIMGPLCFDKGFGPFRWVCLSRKEEDLEKTDKIALESINPELSSLHRDNYHWIKTAAENKLVVGTKCRILYADELGRISIALKFNEMIRKGEIGPILLGRDHHDVSGTDSPFRETANIYDGSRITSDMSVQCFAGNVSRGMTLVVLSNGGGVGIGRASNGGFGLVLDGSERVDGIIRSAMQWDVVNGLARRSWARNENAIDTVAEWNERNADKGQITIPYKANDDLIDKLVD